A stretch of Pomacea canaliculata isolate SZHN2017 linkage group LG6, ASM307304v1, whole genome shotgun sequence DNA encodes these proteins:
- the LOC112567143 gene encoding steroid 17-alpha-hydroxylase/17,20 lyase-like, whose amino-acid sequence MSEALLTVKEATAKLLDVVREGSQHLPGSPTTQALTVGAVMGALTYLLLKKRYRLPPGPTAFPLVGNLLVFREKDPLYMILLNWSKEKYGPVITLYFGPKRWVTLNSIDVVHEALVKKATDFAGRPYAFWMDLLSEGGQDIAFATYSARWKLLRKVGNQAVRSFMTGTPLEVAVHEIVPLAVDKMAAETGPFDPHVILSSLMFSIIYSMCFGERRGLDDPELLRLMHVLDTGNELIGNGLFEDVVPFLRLSLTPRARQLKAILTELFDLIRINVDKHKETLSKDNIRDMTDAVLLAQKRVEEEENPEKMAMFNDVHVRQIVSDLFVAGVDTTRMTLDWGLYLLASFPEIQRKTQEEIEAVTGDRMPQLADYGKLPYTEAVLYEIMRVGTGVPMGLPHETLCDTTVGGFDVPKGTMVLINHWALHNDPDHWDKPEEFRPERFLDDQGKMAPKPESWLPFSTGRRACLGEAIAKPEIVLVLACILKRLNISLPPGDKFDPRPAFNSTAVYIPKPYRIIVTRRTKP is encoded by the exons GGCTCCCCGACGACCCAGGCTTTGACGGTGGGAGCGGTGATGGGAGCTCTGACCTACTTGCTGCTCAAGAAACGATATCGTCTGCCGCCCGGTCCCACCGCTTTCCCCCTTGTAGGAAATCTGCTGG TATTTCGTGAGAAGGACCCATTATATATGATACTTCTGAACTGGTCCAAAGAAAAGTATGGTCCAGTAATCACCCTGTACTTTG GGCCCAAACGCTGGGTGACTCTGAACAGCATTGATGTGGTCCACGAGGCGTTAGTCAAGAAAGCCACCGACTTTGCTGGACGACCTTATGCATTTTGGA TGGATCTCCTTAGCGAAGGTGGGCAAGACATTGCCTTTGCCACGTATTCGGCACGTTGGAAGCTGCTCCGAAAAGTCGGCAACCAGGCTGTGAG ATCTTTCATGACAGGAACTCCGCTAGAGGTCGCTGTCCACGAGATTGTGCCGTTGGCGGTAGACAAAATGGCTGCCGAAACGGGACCTTTCGATCCTCACGTCATTTTGTCGTCTTTGATGTTCAGCATCATCTACTCGATGTGTTTTGGCGAGAG GCGAGGTCTTGATGACCCGGAGCTGTTGCGACTCATGCACGTCTTGGACACCGGCAACGAGCTGATTGGCAACGGCCTGTTTGAGGACGTCGTACCATTTCTACGTCTGTCACTCACACCTAGAGCTCGCCAGTTAAAAGCGATTCTAACAGAATTATTTGACTTAATACGTATTAATGTCGACAAACACAAGGAAACGCTATCCAAAG acaatatTCGGGACATGACAGATGCTGTCCTCCTTGCTCAGAAAAGagtggaggaagaagaaaacccGGAAAAGATGGCCATGTTTAATGATGTCCATGTCAGGCAAATTGTTTCTGATCTTTTTGTAG CTGGCGTTGACACAACAAGGATGACCCTGGACTGGGGCCTGTACTTGTTGGCCAGTTTCCCAGAGATCCAAAGAAAAACTCAGGAGGAAATTGAGGCTGTCACAG GGGACCGGATGCCACAGCTTGCGGACTACGGCAAACTTCCCTACACGGAGGCAGTGCTATACGAGATCATGCGTGTGGGTACAGGGGTTCCTATGGGTTTGCCTCACGAGACCTTATGTGACACGACAGTGG GTGGCTTCGATGTTCCCAAGGGAACGATGGTCTTAATCAACCACTGGGCGCTACACAATGATCCTGATCACTGGGACAAGCCAGAAGAGTTTCGTCCCGAACGTTTCTTGGACGACCAAGGCAAGATGGCGCCTAAGCCTGAGAGTTGGCTCCCTTTCTCGACAGGGCGTCGGGCGTGTCTGGGAGAAGCCATCGCCAAGCCAGAAATCGTGCTCGTGCTGGCCTGCATCTTGAAACGACTGAACATCTCGCTACCGCCAGGCGACAAGTTTGATCCTCGACCGGCCTTCAACAGTACTGCAGTCTACATCCCTAAGCCCTACAGAATCATCGTAACCAGGCGCActaaaccttaa